In Paucidesulfovibrio gracilis DSM 16080, the DNA window TGGAAGGCGACATGGAACGTTTTCTGGAGCTTGGCATGGATGGATATCTTGCCAAGCCGTTGGATTTTACCGTATTCGCAGATCTTTTGAGCGAACTGTTTCCGTCCATGGACCACCCGGACCATCCCGATTCCGAAAATCCGTCCGAGGGCCGGAAGCCCTGACACGTTCCGCACCAATGAGGAGAGCACCGGTTATCCAGAACACCTTTTCCGGCAAGGGACACGACATCTCCGCAGGCATGTGAGTTTTTTCCCGGCTTTCCTTGTTTATTTCATTTCTACCCCCACGAGGAGTGGCGGCAACGCAGAGCACGCATGGGTCAAGAATCGCAGCCGAAACAATGGATACCAGCCTCCTTTTTCCCGGTATCCCCGCTCATCCTGGTGCCTGAAGCCCTGGGGGAATTCTCGGTGTACCTCCGGCAGGGACAGGAATTCGTGCTCTACTCCCGGTCCGGTGAACGCTTTACGCATACCCAGCGCGTCAAGCTTTTTGAAAGCGGTGTGGACGAGGTGTATGTCCAGACCGTGGAAAAGCCCGGATTCGATGAATACATTGAGGAAAATCTCGGAGCCATCCTTGCGGACGAATCCTTGCCCCTGGAAGAACGCTCACGCCTTTTCTACGACACGTCCGCCGGCGTGATCCGCGACGCCTTTGACGAAAAACTTCCCCCCCGGCTGGAGGAAGAACACTTCTCCCGCGTGCGCGACGTGGTCCGGCAAAGCACGGACTTTCTGCGCGATGAACGCGCCCTGCGCACCGTGGCCCCCTTCATTGATCACGATTACAAAAGCTACACCCACAGTCTGCAGGTCTTTGTCTACGCGGTGTCCTTGTACAGCTCCTTTGAACCGGACGAGGACCAGCTCTACGAATACGGCCTGGGGGCATTGCTGCACGACATAGGCAAAACACGCATCCCATTAAAAGTGCTCAACAAACGCGGCGCTCTCACCAAAGAGGAACGCGCCCTGGTACAAACTCACTCCGTGCAGGGTGTGGCTCTCTGCGCCAATCTGGAAATCACCCAGCGCACGTTCAACAGTATTCTCTTTCATCATGAACGCATGGACGGCAAAGGGTATCCCTCGGGCATCAAGGGCGAGGACATCCCGCTTGCCGTGCGCTGCATCACTGTGGCCGACATCTACGACGCGCTCACGTCCAACCGGCCCTATGCCCCGGCCATGCGCCCCTATGACGCCCTGATCCTGATGCGCGACGAAATGTCCCAGGCCATTGACCTGGGCGTGTATAAACGTTTCATCACCATGCTCAGCGGCGCAAAGATCGTCTGAAAAAGGAGGACCATTCCGTGCGACCCATCCATCATCCCCACCCTGTTGCCGTGGCCCTGCTGGCGGCAATGTTGCTCTTTCCGCTTCTTCTGCCGCATCCAGCACGGGCCGGTTCTCCCGGATATCCGGATACCCCGGCGCCCGAATTCTTTCTCGGCGTCCCGTTCGGCGCATCCATGGACGACATTCAAGGCCTGCACCCCGTGGCCGAACGCCTGCCCGGAAACGCGGCCAAGTACAAGAATGTCTACTATCGGGAAGGCGAACCGCCTACCATCGGGGAAGCCGTGATCCTGTCCGTGGCCTATTACTTCCGCAACGACAGACTCCGCTCCGTGGTGGTCACTGCCCAGGGCGACGTGAACGCCTTTCTGCTCAAGGACCAGCTCATTGATCAATTCGGCCCGGGCCGCCAGGTCGGCCACCTCTACGGCTGGACCTGGGACACCTTTTCCGTGACCCTTGGTCCCGTGCCCGACTCGGAGTTGCACGCCCTGACCTACACCCTGGAACAGGCGCCCGAAGAATAAGCGAAGCGTTGGACTCATCGCAGCCGGCTGTTGCGCAAGACAAAAGGATCCGTCCCCTCCCCCCCCCATGGCAGACAGACGATCGCCAGCAAAATCAGCCCCCGGTTCCGCGCTTGGCGCGACCGGGGGCGTTTTCATGAAGCACGGAAAAACCGTGGCTATTGAAGAATGTAATTTCTCGGATTCACAGGCTTGTTATGCAGGTGCACCTCATAGTGCAGGTGCGGCGCAACGCTGCGGCCGGTATTCCCCACCCGCCCGATGACCTGGCCGCGAAGCACGCGCTGCCCTTCCGCAACCAC includes these proteins:
- a CDS encoding HD-GYP domain-containing protein, which encodes MGQESQPKQWIPASFFPVSPLILVPEALGEFSVYLRQGQEFVLYSRSGERFTHTQRVKLFESGVDEVYVQTVEKPGFDEYIEENLGAILADESLPLEERSRLFYDTSAGVIRDAFDEKLPPRLEEEHFSRVRDVVRQSTDFLRDERALRTVAPFIDHDYKSYTHSLQVFVYAVSLYSSFEPDEDQLYEYGLGALLHDIGKTRIPLKVLNKRGALTKEERALVQTHSVQGVALCANLEITQRTFNSILFHHERMDGKGYPSGIKGEDIPLAVRCITVADIYDALTSNRPYAPAMRPYDALILMRDEMSQAIDLGVYKRFITMLSGAKIV